One genomic segment of Rhodohalobacter mucosus includes these proteins:
- the accB gene encoding acetyl-CoA carboxylase biotin carboxyl carrier protein, with protein MDLKLVKKLLDMISETELNEVSIEEGDFKLKVKKASESSAAPMQFQMPAQSAQPPQGQPAAHAKPAPAAEEPKQAADDSQPDGDVVKSPIVGTFYEAPSPDSDPFVKAGDKVEKGETLCIVEAMKIMNEIEAEFSGTVQKILVDDGQPVEFDQPLFIIKK; from the coding sequence ATGGATTTAAAACTTGTTAAGAAACTTCTGGACATGATTTCTGAAACGGAACTCAATGAAGTGTCCATTGAAGAAGGGGACTTTAAACTGAAAGTGAAAAAAGCTTCCGAAAGCTCCGCTGCGCCCATGCAGTTTCAGATGCCCGCACAGAGTGCTCAGCCACCACAGGGTCAGCCTGCTGCTCACGCGAAGCCGGCACCTGCAGCGGAAGAGCCCAAACAAGCTGCAGACGATAGCCAGCCCGACGGCGATGTCGTAAAATCACCGATTGTCGGCACGTTTTACGAAGCACCCTCTCCCGATTCCGATCCTTTTGTAAAAGCTGGAGATAAAGTTGAGAAGGGTGAAACGCTTTGTATCGTCGAAGCAATGAAAATAATGAATGAAATAGAAGCTGAATTTTCAGGCACCGTTCAAAAAATATTGGTTGACGACGGTCAGCCCGTTGAGTTCGATCAGCCTCTTTTTATCATTAAAAAATAA
- the efp gene encoding elongation factor P, giving the protein MAKISTSDFRNGLNILVDGEIYTIVEFQHVKPGKGPAFVRTKLKGVENEKNIDKTFRSGENVESIRVEHQPYQFLYADGDMFFFMHQETYEQIPLERSRVENEKFVTDGMICTLVIDVDNDNVLYAVPPDQIEAEVIDTDPGVKGDTAQGGSKPATITGGAVVQVPLFISKGENIRVDTRTGDYLERAKSK; this is encoded by the coding sequence ATGGCAAAAATCAGTACTTCCGATTTCCGCAATGGCCTGAACATTCTGGTTGACGGTGAAATCTACACCATCGTCGAATTTCAGCATGTAAAACCCGGCAAGGGCCCTGCATTTGTTCGCACCAAGTTAAAAGGTGTCGAAAATGAAAAGAACATCGACAAAACATTCCGGTCCGGTGAAAATGTCGAATCCATCCGTGTTGAGCATCAGCCCTATCAATTTCTTTATGCTGATGGTGATATGTTCTTTTTCATGCATCAGGAAACGTACGAACAGATTCCGCTTGAAAGGTCGAGAGTTGAAAATGAAAAGTTTGTTACCGACGGCATGATCTGTACACTTGTCATCGATGTTGACAATGACAATGTTCTCTATGCAGTGCCCCCCGATCAGATTGAAGCGGAAGTTATAGATACCGATCCGGGTGTAAAAGGTGACACGGCACAAGGCGGCAGCAAACCCGCCACGATTACAGGGGGTGCGGTAGTTCAGGTACCCCTCTTTATCAGCAAGGGTGAAAATATACGCGTGGATACACGCACCGGTGATTACCTGGAACGAGCTAAATCAAAATAA
- a CDS encoding sodium-dependent transporter: MATTSADNRGTWNSKFGFILAAAGSAVGLGNIWRFPTEAASNGGAAFLIIYLICCFLIGFPIMIAELSIGRNSQKNPVGAFKSLSNNKFFPLVGMWGILCGVMILSFYTIIAGWTFSYVFVEIFTFTGMNEAAAFIGDFNNGFVNAIFAILFMGCTIGIIRGGVSEGIERATKLMMPLLVLILIIMTVYVLFQPGAQEGIRAYLLPDFSKITTGLVLAALGQAFFSLSLGMGALITYGSYLSKKENIVEAAGYVTISDVGIAFLAGLLIMPSIFLAQSQGVVIYNEAGDFLAGPSLIFQILPELFSQMGGILGLVFGVSFFFLLSLAALTSTVSLLEVPTSYVIDEHGVRRKKAALGVGLSVLAVSLIISFNTSLIDHIDYIFSTVGLPLGGLLICIFVGYYWKTTSAIDEIKNGFKDAADSWFTTAWSVFIKFICPVLILIILIRTIF; the protein is encoded by the coding sequence TTGGCTACAACATCTGCTGACAACCGTGGTACATGGAACTCTAAATTCGGATTCATTCTGGCCGCTGCCGGCTCCGCAGTAGGCCTTGGCAATATCTGGCGTTTCCCTACAGAAGCTGCCTCAAACGGCGGTGCCGCCTTTTTAATCATCTACCTGATCTGCTGTTTTTTAATCGGATTTCCGATTATGATTGCAGAATTATCCATTGGGCGAAACTCGCAGAAAAACCCGGTCGGGGCGTTTAAATCCCTGAGCAACAATAAATTTTTCCCGCTGGTGGGTATGTGGGGTATTTTATGCGGTGTGATGATCCTCTCCTTTTACACCATTATTGCGGGCTGGACCTTCAGCTATGTTTTTGTGGAGATTTTTACGTTTACAGGAATGAACGAGGCAGCCGCGTTTATTGGTGATTTCAACAACGGTTTTGTTAACGCCATCTTTGCAATCCTTTTTATGGGTTGCACCATTGGAATTATTCGCGGTGGGGTAAGCGAAGGCATTGAAAGGGCAACAAAATTGATGATGCCGCTTCTGGTACTCATACTTATCATCATGACCGTCTATGTTCTGTTTCAGCCGGGCGCTCAGGAAGGCATCAGAGCGTATCTGCTGCCCGACTTCTCCAAAATTACTACCGGCCTGGTGCTGGCTGCTCTCGGGCAGGCCTTCTTCTCTCTTTCACTTGGCATGGGTGCCCTCATAACCTACGGATCGTACCTGAGTAAAAAAGAGAACATTGTTGAAGCGGCCGGATATGTGACCATATCGGATGTGGGAATTGCATTTCTTGCAGGCCTTCTGATCATGCCGAGCATATTCCTGGCTCAGTCGCAGGGGGTGGTGATATATAATGAAGCCGGTGATTTTCTTGCCGGTCCGTCGTTAATTTTTCAGATTCTCCCTGAGCTTTTTTCACAAATGGGTGGAATTCTGGGACTCGTATTCGGTGTATCTTTCTTCTTCCTGCTTAGCCTTGCGGCACTCACCTCAACCGTTTCGCTGCTCGAAGTACCCACCTCGTATGTTATTGACGAACATGGTGTCCGAAGAAAGAAAGCGGCTTTGGGTGTTGGCCTTTCCGTACTCGCCGTCTCGCTTATCATCTCATTTAACACATCACTGATCGATCATATCGACTATATTTTCAGTACAGTAGGCTTGCCCCTCGGCGGCCTGCTTATCTGTATTTTTGTTGGTTACTACTGGAAAACAACAAGTGCCATCGATGAAATCAAGAACGGTTTTAAAGATGCCGCCGATTCATGGTTCACTACCGCATGGTCCGTATTCATTAAATTCATATGTCCTGTTCTGATCCTGATAATTCTGATAAGGACCATTTTTTAA
- a CDS encoding alpha-amylase family glycosyl hydrolase, whose translation MKTAIKRENPGVTLRENETHFSIYCPGAESMVCILYDSHDSIEGDRHFMDKSDAGYWSLTLKDRLNGKWYAYQADFEELEKAPDTPYVNYPFADPYSRHVCVRNTYRQEARSLIFEDDYDWEGDTHCFPDDLRDLIIYETHLKDLTAHPSSSAKGSGSYQKFIDTGQRGGIPHLRELGVNCVEFLPLQKFPPIEPPYGKRTDEGFHNTWNVYSANYWGYMTSFFFAPESSYASDCSRTFSGKTAAAVSEFKDVVKSLHQNRISVIMDVVYNHTSLFDVNPLSHLAPDEYLRFNEQGELMNRSGTGNEFRSENPVARQMIIDSLLYWIEEYHIDGFRFDLAALLDKKTWEVIRNEVHKKYPKAVLIAEPWGGYYSPHHFSDYDWSSWNDRIRNSIKGSDPLHDKGFIFSDWQRETRRERLENIFKGTLNHGEGGLYNTSEHSVNYLESHDGYTLGDFIRIGINPELQDQVIEDRSEHIELSDEEMNIAKLAAVSLFTAQGITMIHAGQEFARSKIIAKTPCKDPNVGKIDHNSYEKDNETNWINFDDIALNKPLYDYYRSLIRIRKQAPALRKCDPSEVCFDHYANPLIISFYISGANSGDLYDYYVILNGTKSETAHVHLPAGTWEVLVNNELASTQMVDLVSGQAESKPQSGLVLRKLRHS comes from the coding sequence ATGAAAACGGCCATCAAACGGGAAAATCCGGGGGTAACCCTCCGCGAAAATGAAACGCATTTCAGCATCTACTGCCCCGGGGCAGAAAGTATGGTCTGCATACTTTACGACAGCCACGATTCAATTGAGGGTGACCGGCACTTCATGGATAAGAGTGATGCGGGATATTGGTCTCTTACTCTGAAAGACCGTCTGAACGGGAAATGGTATGCCTACCAAGCCGATTTCGAAGAGCTTGAGAAGGCGCCCGACACACCCTACGTAAATTATCCCTTTGCGGATCCCTACAGCCGTCATGTTTGTGTTCGAAACACCTACAGACAGGAAGCCAGATCTCTGATATTTGAGGATGATTATGACTGGGAGGGCGACACTCACTGCTTTCCGGATGACCTGCGCGACCTCATTATTTATGAGACGCACCTCAAAGACCTTACTGCACACCCCTCCAGTTCTGCGAAAGGCAGCGGGTCGTATCAAAAATTTATCGATACCGGTCAAAGAGGCGGCATTCCCCACCTTCGTGAATTGGGCGTAAACTGTGTGGAGTTTCTGCCGCTGCAAAAATTTCCCCCGATAGAACCTCCATACGGAAAGCGAACGGATGAAGGGTTTCATAATACCTGGAATGTGTATTCGGCCAACTACTGGGGATATATGACATCGTTCTTTTTTGCCCCGGAAAGCTCGTATGCCTCAGACTGCAGCAGAACCTTTTCGGGTAAGACCGCCGCTGCCGTCAGCGAGTTCAAGGACGTGGTAAAATCACTGCATCAAAACAGAATATCGGTCATTATGGACGTGGTTTATAATCACACATCCCTGTTTGACGTGAACCCGCTCTCCCACCTTGCCCCCGATGAATATCTGCGTTTTAATGAACAGGGCGAGCTGATGAACAGAAGCGGAACCGGAAATGAGTTTCGGTCTGAAAATCCCGTTGCCCGGCAGATGATCATCGACTCTCTGCTCTATTGGATTGAGGAATATCATATCGACGGCTTCCGATTCGACCTTGCCGCTCTTCTCGACAAGAAAACCTGGGAGGTAATTCGAAATGAAGTTCATAAAAAGTACCCAAAGGCGGTACTGATCGCTGAACCCTGGGGCGGATATTACTCCCCTCACCACTTCTCAGACTACGACTGGTCTTCCTGGAATGACCGAATCCGGAATTCCATTAAAGGATCTGATCCGCTGCACGATAAAGGATTTATATTTTCCGACTGGCAGCGTGAAACCCGCCGTGAAAGGCTTGAAAACATTTTCAAGGGAACACTTAATCACGGAGAAGGCGGACTCTACAACACGTCTGAGCATAGCGTCAATTACCTTGAAAGCCATGACGGGTACACGTTGGGTGATTTCATCCGGATCGGCATAAACCCGGAACTTCAGGACCAGGTGATAGAAGATCGCAGCGAGCATATCGAACTGAGCGACGAGGAGATGAATATCGCAAAACTGGCTGCTGTCAGCCTCTTTACCGCTCAGGGTATCACCATGATACATGCAGGTCAGGAGTTTGCAAGAAGCAAGATCATTGCCAAAACACCCTGCAAAGACCCGAACGTAGGAAAAATCGATCACAACAGTTACGAAAAAGACAATGAGACGAACTGGATCAATTTTGACGATATCGCGCTCAACAAGCCTCTGTATGACTATTATCGATCACTGATCCGCATCAGAAAACAGGCGCCTGCCCTGCGGAAGTGTGACCCATCGGAAGTCTGCTTCGATCATTACGCAAACCCTCTTATCATAAGCTTCTATATCAGCGGAGCCAATTCGGGTGACTTGTATGACTATTATGTTATCCTGAACGGCACAAAATCGGAGACGGCCCATGTGCACCTTCCCGCCGGAACCTGGGAGGTACTGGTGAATAATGAGCTTGCATCCACTCAGATGGTCGACCTTGTGAGCGGACAGGCAGAATCAAAACCCCAGTCGGGCCTGGTGCTGAGAAAACTGAGACACTCGTAG
- the metG gene encoding methionine--tRNA ligase codes for MPKRILVTSALPYANGPIHLGHLAGAYLPADLYTRFQRLDGREILHICGSDEHGVPITIAAEKEGVSPQEIVNRYHEGNKAVFESFGISFDYYGRTSSETHKKTSQDFFLNLYEQGVFKQKTQEQYYDEEADMFLPDRYVKGTCPHCGHPEAYGDQCEKCGTSLSPTDLTDPVSAITGNKPVIKETEHWFIPLGDYQEKLEEWIDSRKDWKANVVGQCKSWLDGGLGDRAVTRDLTWGVPVPLPEAEGKVLYVWFDAPIGYISATKEWAQNLGKPDEWKTWWQDNETSLVHFIGKDNIVFHCIMFPAMLMQHGDFVLPENVPANEFLNLEGRKLSTSKGWAVWLQEYLEKFDADLLRYVIGSTLPETKDSDFSWKDFQTRVNSELADILGNFVFRTLSFTERFFDGEVPEMKNPDSRDQAALAEIERQKKKISTSYNSFRFREAIAETMYLARAGNRYFTETEPWKTRKENPQACANTLYVCSQITAALSVLFEPVLPGKMSKLREQLGIPGTAGWGDVSASMIAAGQLITPGDILFEKIEDEAVEHEIEILKERSSAADSADNPYEDLKKETDFGTFSRIDLRAGRILEAEPVKKSKKLIQITVDLGFEKRTILSGIAEYFKAEEIVGKSVVVVANLAPKKMMGIESNGMILMGEDREGTLHFVETEAEPGSPVM; via the coding sequence ATGCCGAAACGAATTTTAGTCACCTCTGCCCTGCCCTACGCAAACGGACCCATTCATCTCGGGCATCTCGCCGGGGCTTATCTTCCGGCCGATTTATACACACGGTTTCAGCGTTTAGATGGCAGAGAGATCCTTCACATTTGCGGTTCGGATGAGCATGGTGTTCCGATTACCATCGCCGCCGAAAAAGAAGGTGTGTCTCCTCAGGAGATAGTGAACCGCTATCATGAGGGCAATAAAGCCGTTTTTGAGAGTTTCGGTATCAGTTTCGACTACTACGGCCGCACAAGTTCTGAAACGCACAAAAAAACGTCCCAGGATTTCTTCCTTAACCTCTACGAACAGGGTGTTTTTAAACAGAAGACCCAGGAACAGTACTATGACGAGGAAGCCGATATGTTTCTTCCCGACCGGTATGTTAAGGGTACGTGTCCCCACTGCGGCCACCCCGAAGCTTACGGCGATCAATGTGAAAAGTGCGGCACATCACTTTCTCCTACCGACCTCACGGATCCCGTCAGCGCCATTACAGGCAATAAACCCGTGATCAAAGAGACCGAACACTGGTTTATCCCGCTGGGCGACTATCAGGAAAAGCTCGAAGAGTGGATCGACTCCCGCAAAGACTGGAAAGCCAATGTGGTTGGTCAGTGCAAAAGCTGGCTCGATGGCGGACTTGGAGATCGTGCGGTAACACGCGATCTCACTTGGGGCGTGCCCGTTCCCCTTCCCGAAGCCGAAGGCAAGGTATTGTATGTCTGGTTTGATGCTCCCATAGGCTATATATCGGCAACCAAGGAGTGGGCCCAAAACCTGGGAAAACCGGATGAATGGAAAACATGGTGGCAGGATAATGAGACATCCCTGGTCCACTTTATTGGAAAAGACAACATTGTATTTCACTGCATCATGTTCCCGGCCATGCTGATGCAGCATGGGGATTTTGTTCTGCCTGAAAATGTGCCTGCAAATGAATTTCTGAACCTTGAAGGCCGCAAGCTATCCACCTCGAAGGGATGGGCCGTTTGGCTGCAAGAATATCTTGAGAAGTTTGATGCCGATCTGCTGAGATATGTAATCGGATCAACCCTGCCCGAAACCAAGGATTCTGATTTTTCATGGAAGGATTTCCAGACCCGCGTAAACAGTGAACTTGCCGACATACTTGGAAACTTTGTATTCAGAACCCTTAGTTTCACCGAAAGATTTTTTGACGGCGAAGTGCCCGAAATGAAAAATCCCGACAGCAGGGATCAAGCCGCACTTGCCGAAATTGAACGGCAAAAAAAGAAGATCAGCACCTCCTACAACAGTTTTCGCTTCAGGGAAGCAATAGCTGAAACCATGTACCTGGCCAGGGCCGGTAACCGCTATTTCACGGAAACTGAACCCTGGAAAACACGCAAAGAGAATCCACAGGCCTGTGCCAATACACTCTATGTTTGTTCCCAGATCACGGCTGCACTTTCCGTTCTTTTTGAACCCGTACTGCCGGGCAAGATGTCGAAACTGAGAGAACAGCTGGGTATACCCGGTACGGCCGGCTGGGGTGATGTGAGTGCTTCTATGATAGCCGCAGGGCAGCTTATCACACCGGGCGACATCCTCTTTGAAAAAATTGAGGACGAGGCCGTTGAGCATGAAATTGAGATTCTGAAAGAGCGTTCCTCTGCAGCCGACTCTGCCGATAATCCTTATGAAGACTTAAAAAAGGAGACTGACTTCGGCACATTTTCCAGGATAGACCTCAGAGCCGGACGCATTCTGGAGGCAGAACCGGTCAAAAAATCAAAAAAACTGATTCAGATCACCGTTGACCTCGGTTTTGAAAAACGAACCATTCTGTCGGGCATAGCCGAATATTTTAAGGCAGAAGAGATCGTGGGGAAATCGGTTGTGGTGGTTGCCAATCTGGCGCCAAAAAAGATGATGGGCATCGAGAGCAACGGAATGATTTTGATGGGCGAAGACAGGGAGGGCACTCTGCATTTTGTTGAAACAGAAGCCGAACCCGGCAGTCCTGTTATGTAA
- a CDS encoding TrmH family RNA methyltransferase, translating to MKKLTTREILEKNLKRTSPLGSHFILWMHNIRSLHNVGAVFRSADAFGIRELRLSGHTPVPPRPEITKTAIGAEQYVEWKEINNPVEEINTLKRAGYTIAVLEQTDRSTPLNEWTPESDKICLILGNEVTGVDDELIELADLSVDIPQFGNKHSLNVSVAAGVALYGILEKFYST from the coding sequence TTGAAGAAACTGACCACTCGCGAGATACTTGAAAAAAACCTCAAACGAACTTCACCTTTGGGAAGCCATTTCATTTTGTGGATGCACAATATCCGCAGTCTGCATAATGTCGGCGCCGTATTTCGCTCTGCCGATGCATTTGGCATTCGTGAACTCAGGCTGTCCGGCCACACTCCTGTCCCCCCGCGGCCCGAAATCACCAAAACAGCCATCGGTGCTGAACAGTACGTTGAATGGAAAGAAATCAATAATCCTGTTGAAGAGATCAATACTCTGAAACGTGCGGGCTATACCATTGCGGTTCTGGAGCAGACTGACCGGAGCACACCGCTGAACGAATGGACTCCTGAATCGGATAAAATCTGTCTTATTCTGGGCAATGAGGTGACGGGCGTGGACGACGAGCTGATAGAGTTGGCCGACCTCTCCGTCGACATTCCGCAGTTTGGCAACAAGCACTCCCTGAATGTGTCGGTTGCTGCGGGTGTGGCACTTTACGGTATTCTCGAAAAATTTTATTCAACCTGA
- the greA gene encoding transcription elongation factor GreA: MKKNYLSREGYEKLDAELRDLKTRGRKEIAEEIAEARAKGDLSENAEYDAAKEAQGHLEKKIAELENTLATSSIIDEKDINTSKAYLLSTVTILNQKMGKEMKYTLVSKDEADFKAGKISVDSPIGKAILGREVGEEFTVDVPAGKLELKIQKIER, from the coding sequence ATGAAGAAAAATTATCTATCCAGGGAAGGATACGAGAAACTGGATGCAGAACTGAGAGATCTTAAAACCAGAGGCAGAAAAGAAATTGCCGAGGAGATTGCGGAAGCTCGCGCTAAGGGCGACCTGAGCGAAAACGCAGAGTATGACGCTGCCAAGGAAGCCCAGGGGCACCTCGAAAAAAAGATTGCAGAACTCGAAAATACGCTTGCCACTTCCAGCATAATTGATGAAAAGGATATTAACACTTCCAAAGCGTATCTGCTGTCGACGGTTACCATTTTAAATCAAAAAATGGGGAAGGAGATGAAATACACCCTTGTTTCGAAAGATGAGGCAGATTTTAAAGCAGGTAAGATTTCGGTTGATTCCCCCATCGGAAAAGCCATACTGGGCCGCGAAGTGGGAGAAGAGTTCACCGTGGATGTTCCGGCGGGTAAGCTTGAACTCAAAATTCAAAAAATCGAACGGTAG
- a CDS encoding four helix bundle protein, with product MSTAKRFEDLEIWQLARELVAMIYEISNKALFSKDYGLKDQIRRSSVGVMNNISEGFESRTVKLFIDYLGRSKGSCGETRSVLYAALDQNYISKAEFNDLRQKCEKISSKTLRLIQYLEKYESNDRVQEAGFGYDV from the coding sequence ATGTCAACCGCGAAAAGGTTCGAAGATTTAGAGATATGGCAACTTGCGCGTGAGCTTGTAGCGATGATTTATGAAATTTCGAATAAGGCACTTTTTTCTAAGGACTACGGTTTGAAGGATCAAATCCGACGTTCCTCTGTTGGAGTGATGAATAACATAAGTGAAGGATTTGAAAGCCGTACAGTGAAGCTTTTTATCGATTATTTGGGAAGGTCCAAGGGATCCTGCGGTGAAACTCGTTCTGTGCTCTACGCAGCACTGGATCAGAACTATATCTCGAAAGCTGAATTCAATGATCTTCGTCAGAAATGTGAAAAAATTTCATCCAAAACATTGCGACTCATTCAGTATTTAGAAAAATATGAGTCGAATGATCGTGTACAGGAAGCCGGATTTGGGTATGATGTTTAA
- a CDS encoding UDP-glucose dehydrogenase family protein, producing MKLGVVGTGYVGLVSGACFADSGNDVICVDIDEKKVERMRKGEVPIYEPGLNRVFDRSIRENRLRFTTSLEEAFKESEILFLCLPTPPGADGQADLSFVLNVADDLGELFNKYPGYRVVVNKSTVPVGTADKVREAISAKTDEEFDVVSNPEFLREGAAVEDFMKPERVVVGAGTQRAADAMRTLYEPFVRSGNPIIIMDERSSELTKYAANAILATKITFMNEIANICERVGADVDNVRRGIGTDSRIGKRFLFAGIGYGGSCFPKDVQAIHHTAGQYGYDFKILDSVMKVNELQKVSIVEKMKEYYDGDLAGKRIGVWGLAFKPETDDVREAPALYITDALAKAGATMIAYDPEANETFQAAATSVALEAMEFTTDRDEVLKGVDALVICTEWNEFRRPDLDRFPKMMKTPVIFDGRNLYDLKRAKDAGLIYVSVGRPSVGVE from the coding sequence ATGAAATTAGGAGTAGTAGGAACCGGTTATGTAGGCCTTGTATCAGGAGCGTGTTTTGCAGACAGCGGCAATGACGTAATCTGCGTGGATATTGACGAGAAAAAAGTGGAGCGCATGCGCAAGGGCGAGGTGCCGATTTATGAGCCGGGGCTGAACCGCGTGTTCGACCGCTCGATTCGCGAGAACCGCCTGCGCTTTACCACCTCGCTGGAGGAGGCGTTTAAAGAGAGCGAAATACTGTTTCTCTGCCTGCCCACCCCGCCCGGGGCCGACGGGCAGGCCGACCTGAGCTTTGTGCTGAATGTGGCCGACGACCTGGGCGAGCTGTTCAACAAGTATCCCGGCTACCGGGTGGTGGTGAACAAGAGCACCGTGCCTGTGGGTACGGCCGACAAGGTTCGCGAGGCGATCTCGGCCAAAACCGACGAGGAGTTTGATGTGGTTTCCAACCCGGAGTTCCTGCGCGAAGGGGCCGCAGTGGAGGACTTCATGAAGCCCGAAAGAGTGGTGGTGGGAGCCGGCACGCAGCGGGCAGCCGACGCAATGCGAACCCTGTATGAGCCGTTTGTTCGCAGCGGCAACCCGATCATCATCATGGATGAGCGCAGCTCGGAGCTGACCAAATATGCGGCCAACGCCATCCTGGCCACCAAGATCACCTTTATGAACGAAATTGCCAATATCTGCGAGCGCGTGGGCGCCGACGTGGACAACGTGCGCCGCGGGATCGGAACGGATTCTCGGATCGGCAAGCGGTTCCTGTTTGCGGGCATCGGCTACGGGGGCAGCTGCTTCCCGAAAGATGTGCAGGCCATTCACCACACGGCGGGCCAGTACGGCTACGACTTCAAGATCCTGGATTCGGTGATGAAGGTGAACGAGCTGCAGAAGGTGTCGATCGTGGAGAAGATGAAGGAGTACTACGACGGGGACCTGGCCGGCAAGCGGATTGGCGTATGGGGACTGGCCTTCAAGCCGGAGACCGACGACGTGCGCGAGGCTCCTGCACTCTACATCACCGATGCCCTGGCCAAAGCCGGTGCAACGATGATCGCTTACGACCCGGAGGCCAACGAGACGTTTCAGGCGGCGGCCACATCGGTCGCCCTGGAGGCGATGGAGTTCACCACCGACCGGGATGAAGTGCTGAAAGGAGTTGACGCGCTGGTGATCTGCACCGAGTGGAATGAGTTCAGAAGGCCGGACCTGGATCGTTTCCCCAAAATGATGAAAACCCCGGTCATATTTGACGGACGTAATCTCTATGACCTGAAGCGCGCAAAAGATGCCGGTTTGATCTACGTTAGTGTAGGGCGGCCTTCAGTTGGTGTAGAGTAA
- a CDS encoding UDP-glucuronic acid decarboxylase family protein: MSRRILITGGAGFLGSHLCDRYHSDGWDVICMDNLVTGSESNIAHLFGKERFSFIKHDVTNFIIVKGDLDLILHFASPASPIDYLEMPIQTLKVGSLGTHKALGLAKAKNAKFVLASTSEVYGDPLEHPQKESYWGNVNPTGSRGVYDEAKRFAEAMTMAYHRYHGIPTGIVRIFNTYGSRMRLRDGRALPTFFRQALQNQPLTVFGDGSQTRSFTYVDDLVEGIVRLAESDETEPVNLGNPQEVTILEFAREILDLTDSNSEIVFEDLPEGDPQIRQPDISKAQKLLNWYPEVDRREGLSRTMDYFKEQLGKL; this comes from the coding sequence TTGTCCAGAAGAATTCTCATAACAGGCGGAGCCGGGTTTCTCGGATCACATCTTTGTGACAGATATCACAGCGATGGGTGGGATGTTATCTGTATGGATAACCTTGTCACCGGTTCAGAGTCAAATATTGCGCATCTTTTCGGGAAGGAGAGGTTCAGTTTTATTAAGCATGATGTAACCAACTTCATTATCGTCAAAGGCGACCTGGACCTGATCCTGCACTTTGCTTCACCTGCGTCGCCCATAGACTACCTGGAAATGCCCATTCAGACGCTGAAAGTGGGCTCGCTGGGTACGCACAAGGCTCTGGGCCTTGCGAAGGCAAAAAATGCAAAATTTGTACTCGCTTCAACCAGCGAGGTGTACGGGGATCCGCTCGAACATCCGCAGAAAGAGTCGTACTGGGGAAATGTGAACCCAACGGGCAGCCGGGGCGTATATGATGAAGCCAAACGCTTCGCGGAAGCCATGACCATGGCCTATCACCGCTACCACGGAATTCCAACGGGCATTGTGCGAATATTCAACACTTACGGTTCGCGGATGAGGCTTCGGGACGGGAGGGCTTTGCCCACTTTTTTCCGGCAGGCACTCCAAAATCAGCCTCTGACGGTTTTCGGTGACGGCTCGCAAACGCGTTCGTTTACGTACGTGGATGATCTTGTGGAGGGAATTGTACGGCTGGCTGAAAGTGATGAAACCGAACCGGTAAACCTTGGCAATCCTCAGGAAGTAACAATACTGGAGTTTGCGCGTGAAATACTGGATCTGACAGACTCGAATAGTGAAATTGTTTTTGAGGATCTTCCGGAGGGCGATCCACAAATTCGTCAACCGGATATTTCAAAAGCCCAAAAGCTACTGAACTGGTATCCTGAGGTTGACCGAAGGGAGGGACTCAGCAGGACAATGGATTACTTTAAGGAACAACTCGGAAAGTTGTGA
- a CDS encoding NUDIX hydrolase produces MMKRLIDLYPYRLTDHGPEFLLLRRAKGKIYHGQWRMVGGKVKSGETSWQAALRELMEETGLAPKRFWTIPSVNTFYEYKTDTVHHIPAFAAELLHSSEPVLDDEHTACSWFDSAKAVENLHWPEQKRLVELTESILMHDQILEEWLVPLR; encoded by the coding sequence ATGATGAAGCGCCTGATTGATCTATATCCCTACCGCCTGACCGATCACGGCCCTGAATTTCTCTTGCTCAGGCGTGCAAAGGGAAAAATATACCACGGCCAGTGGAGAATGGTTGGAGGAAAGGTAAAGTCCGGAGAAACGTCCTGGCAGGCAGCATTGAGGGAACTGATGGAGGAAACCGGCCTCGCGCCAAAAAGATTTTGGACGATCCCCTCGGTAAATACATTTTATGAGTACAAGACAGACACTGTTCATCACATTCCGGCGTTTGCAGCCGAACTGTTGCACTCTTCAGAGCCTGTTCTGGATGATGAGCACACTGCATGCAGCTGGTTTGATTCCGCTAAGGCTGTGGAAAATCTTCACTGGCCGGAACAAAAACGTCTTGTTGAGTTAACAGAATCCATTTTAATGCACGATCAAATCCTTGAAGAGTGGCTCGTACCCTTACGCTGA